One window of Acidobacteriota bacterium genomic DNA carries:
- the hpt gene encoding hypoxanthine phosphoribosyltransferase, giving the protein MSTQKVAEFTEFTNPNLEVMYSADDIRSRVAELGRQITSDYAGRELVLVGVLKGSVIFLSDLMREIDLDLTIDFMSVSSYKDGTVSSGDVEILKDLTHPIRGKEVIVVEDIIDTGLTLFRLMEILGSRGANSLKIATLLDKPEPRIKTELVIDYCGFQIPNKFVVGYGLDAANRYRNLPFIAVVKNPDII; this is encoded by the coding sequence ATGTCAACGCAAAAAGTCGCCGAGTTTACCGAATTTACCAATCCGAACCTCGAAGTTATGTACTCGGCCGATGACATCAGGTCGCGAGTCGCCGAACTCGGCCGACAGATCACGTCCGATTACGCGGGCCGCGAGCTTGTTTTGGTTGGCGTTCTGAAAGGATCCGTGATCTTCCTGTCGGATCTGATGCGCGAGATCGATCTTGACCTGACGATCGATTTTATGTCGGTTTCGAGTTACAAAGACGGCACGGTTTCATCGGGCGATGTCGAGATTCTCAAGGATCTGACGCATCCGATCCGCGGCAAGGAAGTGATCGTCGTTGAAGACATCATCGACACCGGGTTGACGCTTTTCCGCTTGATGGAAATACTCGGCTCCCGCGGCGCGAATTCCCTGAAGATCGCGACGCTTCTCGACAAACCCGAACCGCGGATCAAGACCGAACTCGTCATCGACTACTGCGGTTTTCAGATTCCGAACAAGTTCGTCGTCGGCTATGGCCTCGATGCCGCCAACCGTTACCGCAATCTGCCGTTCATTGCGGTCGTCAAAAACCCGGATATCATCTGA
- a CDS encoding sulfurtransferase yields MIHSEEFLELVEKSRSRVSEITIEAAIERMKAGAVLIDVREDNEWDAAHAGGARHMGRGIIERDAVQTFPDKGIELILYCGGGFRSAMAADNLQTMGYTNVHSMIGGWTAWKESGAPIEPEEL; encoded by the coding sequence ATGATCCATTCCGAAGAGTTTCTCGAACTTGTCGAAAAATCGAGATCGCGCGTCAGCGAGATCACGATCGAGGCGGCAATTGAACGTATGAAAGCCGGTGCCGTTTTGATCGATGTCCGCGAAGACAACGAATGGGACGCGGCGCACGCCGGCGGCGCCCGGCATATGGGCCGCGGCATTATCGAACGCGACGCGGTGCAAACGTTCCCGGACAAAGGCATCGAGTTGATATTGTATTGCGGTGGCGGATTCCGGTCGGCGATGGCCGCCGACAATCTTCAGACGATGGGTTACACTAACGTGCATTCGATGATCGGCGGTTGGACCGCCTGGAAGGAGTCGGGCGCACCGATCGAACCGGAGGAATTATGA
- a CDS encoding RpiB/LacA/LacB family sugar-phosphate isomerase, with translation MADNNETRDRVRELVRQVLSAVPSEEKPKVNSIEHVVVNSLQNKVGREFDRDESARSLITEDDLRGLEPGSKLRIAANAKFTPLAEDLVRERGIVLIKKESRRATTKVRSVAVGCDHGGFEYKEKLLVFLTELGLNVRDFGTDSKEAVDYPDFAHAVAFAVSRRQTDVGIIIDGAGIGSAMTANKVPNVRAAACYSPALARNSREHNGANVLTLGSGQNTVDEIRDIVMAFLTSDISEERHLKRVGKIDAVEREYKK, from the coding sequence ATGGCTGACAACAATGAAACAAGAGACCGCGTCCGCGAACTGGTCAGGCAGGTCCTGTCGGCCGTCCCGTCCGAAGAAAAGCCGAAAGTGAATTCGATCGAACACGTCGTCGTCAATTCGCTGCAGAATAAGGTGGGAAGGGAGTTTGATCGCGACGAATCCGCGAGGAGCCTGATCACTGAAGACGATCTTCGCGGGCTCGAACCGGGGTCAAAGCTCCGGATCGCCGCAAACGCGAAGTTCACGCCGCTTGCGGAAGATCTGGTCCGCGAGCGCGGGATCGTTTTGATCAAAAAAGAGTCGCGGCGCGCAACAACGAAGGTCAGAAGCGTCGCCGTCGGCTGTGATCACGGCGGCTTCGAATACAAGGAAAAACTGCTCGTTTTTCTCACCGAACTCGGACTTAATGTCCGCGATTTCGGAACGGATTCAAAAGAAGCGGTCGACTATCCGGATTTTGCCCACGCCGTTGCGTTCGCGGTGTCGCGCCGTCAGACAGACGTCGGGATCATCATCGACGGCGCCGGTATCGGCTCGGCGATGACCGCCAACAAAGTTCCGAACGTCCGCGCCGCGGCGTGTTATTCGCCGGCGCTCGCCAGGAACTCCCGCGAGCACAATGGCGCCAACGTATTGACACTCGGCAGCGGTCAGAACACGGTCGACGAGATTCGCGATATCGTAATGGCTTTTCTCACTTCCGACATTTCCGAAGAGCGTCACCTCAAAAGAGTCGGGAAGATCGACGCCGTTGAACGGGAATATAAGAAATAG
- a CDS encoding rhodanese-like domain-containing protein, producing the protein MKYLGVFVIAIVFAFSVGCQEAKVVEVPLPSAIQQVSVETAKTEIEAKKAQFIDVRSPEEFNAEHAAKAVNIPLETVETELVNLDKSKPVYIICQTGRRSQIASETLERNGFTQVFNVQGGTNAWTKAGYPTEKR; encoded by the coding sequence ATGAAGTATCTTGGAGTTTTTGTGATCGCGATAGTTTTCGCGTTCAGTGTCGGATGCCAGGAGGCGAAGGTCGTCGAGGTTCCGCTTCCTTCGGCGATCCAACAGGTATCGGTTGAAACCGCGAAGACCGAGATCGAGGCGAAGAAAGCGCAGTTCATCGACGTGCGTTCGCCCGAGGAATTCAACGCCGAACACGCGGCGAAAGCCGTCAACATCCCGCTTGAAACGGTCGAAACCGAGCTTGTGAATCTCGATAAATCGAAGCCTGTTTACATCATTTGCCAGACCGGCAGACGGTCGCAAATAGCTTCCGAAACGCTTGAAAGGAATGGGTTTACCCAAGTCTTCAACGTTCAGGGCGGAACCAACGCTTGGACCAAAGCGGGTTATCCCACGGAAAAACGATGA
- a CDS encoding GxxExxY protein, with amino-acid sequence MLTEKVLYPELSYRIVGLAMQVHRELGYGFLEKVYENSLMVLLRQNSIEAEQSVDIKVRFQGVIVGDYESDIIVDRKIILELKSAKSISGAHRAQTLNYLKATGFRLGILLNFGQNGLESERLIF; translated from the coding sequence ATGCTCACAGAAAAAGTTCTTTATCCCGAACTTTCATATCGGATCGTCGGCCTTGCAATGCAGGTCCACCGGGAACTTGGCTATGGCTTTTTGGAAAAAGTCTACGAAAACTCGCTGATGGTATTATTGCGCCAAAACTCGATCGAGGCCGAGCAGTCGGTTGATATTAAGGTCAGATTTCAGGGCGTGATCGTCGGTGACTATGAGTCGGACATCATAGTTGACCGAAAGATCATCCTGGAGTTGAAGTCCGCGAAGTCGATTTCCGGCGCTCATCGGGCTCAAACCCTGAACTATTTGAAAGCGACCGGATTCCGGTTGGGAATCCTGTTGAACTTTGGACAAAACGGACTCGAATCCGAACGTCTAATTTTTTGA
- a CDS encoding thiol-activated cytolysin family protein — MKKERKTNLGNFHVRKGFAKNAVLAVVTLSSLIVGMAAAPITQMGFATEEITGKSIRNDDKPLNAADAAAFVQQLIDETENVLDDSQDLDGVEDLKGKISTAFKQRGAMTGKTKKQIVDLFMADVKAAIEDEAVQGTISEALTAAMNADGESTGTTEPTEPTEPTTPTKTTEPTMPTTPDRPNTNASLRQYIRSLQYDARKLLAVQGDGGTLIVDKEKGKKNERKPGNAKIIRCVRTERSLSKNFEDVAILQPTQGVIYPGALVYADQELVDGKPRPLTGLPRAPIDLRLDLPGLQDEGSFVIANPTDGKVQSAVNKALNFWNNSTSFKDGYINPSRSNYNSTIAYSSEQLAMSLGFNVKWASGDASAQFKYSSSSEKNVVVAVYRQVFYTVTFDAPNLPEQFFDSSVTAEEAKDAFNSENPSAPAYVSSVNYGRIIMLRMETDKSTSAMEAQAAFNYAAGVVTVGATAEANYNKIISNSSITVVTMGGNAEVASEAVSARGAADLQRIIKGKNAVYSKNNPGVPIAYTVKFLKDNTVAKMGSTTDFVTEDCKELDNLWVKINHSGAYIAHFYANWDQPDPNNPEQMIPMSRKEEGKTSGYQIKFDFPGDAENIRLKLENDTGLVWQPRREILNRILTPKELNSCFTVHGTTLGSGVDIKSSDPKINPSGGCP; from the coding sequence ATGAAAAAAGAAAGGAAGACCAATTTGGGCAATTTCCACGTGCGCAAGGGATTTGCGAAAAACGCAGTCCTGGCAGTTGTTACGTTGAGTTCGCTGATCGTCGGAATGGCAGCCGCACCGATCACGCAGATGGGATTTGCGACGGAAGAAATTACCGGCAAATCAATTCGAAACGACGATAAACCGTTGAACGCAGCCGATGCGGCGGCATTCGTTCAGCAGTTGATCGACGAGACCGAGAACGTGCTCGACGATTCGCAGGATCTCGACGGCGTTGAGGATCTGAAAGGAAAGATCTCGACAGCGTTCAAGCAACGCGGCGCGATGACGGGCAAGACCAAAAAGCAGATCGTCGATCTGTTTATGGCCGACGTCAAAGCCGCGATCGAAGACGAAGCCGTTCAGGGAACGATCTCCGAAGCGCTCACCGCGGCGATGAACGCCGACGGTGAATCGACGGGAACAACGGAGCCGACCGAGCCGACCGAACCGACGACTCCGACCAAAACGACGGAGCCGACCATGCCGACGACGCCCGATCGTCCGAACACGAACGCTTCGCTCCGTCAGTACATCCGCAGTCTGCAGTACGACGCGCGCAAATTGCTCGCGGTCCAGGGAGACGGCGGCACGCTCATCGTCGACAAGGAAAAGGGCAAAAAGAACGAACGCAAACCGGGCAACGCAAAGATCATACGTTGTGTGCGAACGGAGCGGTCATTGAGCAAGAACTTCGAAGACGTCGCCATTCTGCAGCCGACCCAGGGTGTGATCTATCCCGGCGCGCTGGTCTATGCCGACCAGGAATTGGTCGACGGGAAACCGCGTCCGTTAACGGGCTTGCCGCGTGCGCCGATCGACCTGCGTCTCGATCTTCCGGGATTGCAGGACGAGGGCAGTTTTGTCATTGCAAACCCAACCGACGGCAAGGTTCAGAGCGCAGTCAACAAGGCGTTGAATTTCTGGAACAACTCGACGAGCTTCAAGGACGGCTACATCAACCCGTCGCGTTCAAACTATAACTCGACCATCGCCTACAGCAGCGAGCAATTGGCGATGAGCCTGGGATTCAACGTGAAATGGGCGTCAGGCGACGCATCCGCACAGTTCAAGTATTCGTCGAGCAGTGAAAAGAATGTCGTTGTCGCGGTTTACAGGCAGGTTTTCTACACGGTCACGTTCGACGCGCCGAATCTGCCGGAACAGTTCTTCGATTCAAGCGTTACGGCCGAAGAAGCCAAGGATGCCTTCAACTCCGAGAACCCGTCGGCGCCCGCTTACGTGAGCAGCGTCAACTATGGCCGGATCATCATGCTCAGAATGGAAACCGATAAATCGACTTCGGCGATGGAAGCTCAAGCGGCTTTCAACTACGCCGCGGGAGTGGTCACCGTCGGTGCGACCGCCGAGGCGAATTACAATAAGATCATCAGCAATTCCTCGATCACCGTCGTGACGATGGGCGGCAACGCGGAGGTCGCCTCCGAAGCGGTTTCGGCGAGGGGCGCAGCGGATCTTCAGAGGATCATCAAGGGCAAGAATGCCGTCTATTCCAAGAACAATCCGGGCGTGCCGATTGCGTACACCGTCAAATTCCTGAAGGACAACACGGTCGCCAAGATGGGTTCGACGACCGATTTCGTAACCGAAGACTGTAAGGAACTCGACAACCTTTGGGTCAAGATCAATCATTCGGGTGCATATATTGCTCATTTCTACGCAAATTGGGACCAGCCGGATCCGAACAATCCGGAACAGATGATTCCGATGTCGCGCAAGGAAGAGGGTAAAACCAGTGGTTACCAGATCAAGTTCGATTTTCCGGGAGATGCGGAAAACATCCGCCTGAAGTTGGAAAACGACACCGGCCTCGTCTGGCAGCCCAGACGAGAGATACTGAACCGCATCTTGACCCCGAAAGAGCTGAACAGTTGCTTTACGGTTCACGGGACAACCTTGGGTTCGGGCGTGGATATCAAGAGCAGTGATCCCAAAATCAACCCCTCTGGGGGCTGTCCGTAA
- a CDS encoding OmpA family protein, with protein sequence MLPTIDNPNDVPETSELSSEVGNPETGLAELRRILVQSESVSEVLPSALRKSARRDRKLTEATLPIVEENIKVSAKRNPRILAEAIFPIIGPAVRKAIAEALSQMVQSLNQTLEHSFSPQGMKWRLEAMRTGKPFGEVVMLNTLLYRVEQVFLIHKDTGILLQHVSIDPTATEDGDMVSAMLTAIQDFVHDSFKAQEDATLDALKVRDLSVWIEYGPDAILAAVIRGNAPLTLRETLLETIEEVQFEFDGEFHDFKGDAAEFERSRPILERCLRFQLGTAEIETKGVFTPFNALAGLLLLVVLVVGFFWVRDSWRWSGFVSRLKTEPGFVVAEAERGFFTHSISGLRDELAADPDAIRAEFKLDADDVEQNWKPFQDVSPAYVIERARRLLVPPAGVTLTYENGIVYADGDAPRQWFVDSRKIAPALNGVKSFQVGFDSLKRTIESEKIRFACGTTNFLDRDAQIVASLTADFEDLSRVSKVSGRGFRVEIQGVADPSGTDEINAEISQARADKILAELFSRSEILKSAGSGFKAVGAGASGDAGECGVRFKVFLEEK encoded by the coding sequence ATGCTTCCAACCATCGACAACCCCAATGATGTTCCCGAAACGTCCGAGTTGTCTTCGGAAGTTGGAAATCCGGAAACCGGGCTCGCTGAGCTTCGAAGAATACTCGTTCAGTCCGAAAGCGTCAGCGAAGTGTTGCCGTCGGCGCTCAGAAAGAGCGCGCGGCGCGATCGCAAACTCACCGAAGCGACGCTTCCGATAGTCGAGGAGAACATCAAGGTTTCGGCGAAGCGGAATCCGCGAATCCTTGCCGAGGCGATCTTTCCGATCATCGGTCCGGCGGTCCGCAAGGCGATCGCCGAAGCGCTGAGCCAAATGGTTCAGTCGCTCAATCAAACGCTTGAGCACAGTTTTTCGCCGCAAGGGATGAAATGGCGGCTTGAAGCGATGCGAACCGGCAAGCCGTTCGGCGAGGTCGTGATGCTCAATACGCTTTTGTACCGCGTCGAGCAGGTCTTCCTGATCCACAAAGACACAGGAATTTTGCTGCAGCACGTTTCTATCGACCCGACGGCGACCGAAGACGGCGATATGGTTTCGGCGATGCTGACGGCGATCCAGGATTTCGTTCACGATTCGTTCAAAGCGCAGGAGGACGCAACGCTCGACGCTCTCAAGGTTCGGGATCTTTCGGTTTGGATCGAATACGGTCCGGACGCGATACTCGCGGCGGTCATACGCGGCAACGCGCCGCTGACGCTTCGTGAAACGCTGCTCGAAACGATCGAAGAGGTTCAGTTCGAGTTCGACGGTGAATTTCACGATTTCAAAGGCGACGCCGCCGAGTTCGAACGCTCGCGCCCGATCCTCGAACGCTGTTTGCGGTTTCAGCTGGGAACTGCGGAAATTGAAACGAAAGGAGTTTTCACGCCGTTCAACGCGCTCGCCGGGCTCTTGCTGCTGGTCGTTTTGGTCGTCGGGTTCTTCTGGGTTCGCGATTCCTGGCGTTGGTCGGGATTCGTGTCGCGTTTGAAGACCGAGCCGGGATTTGTCGTCGCCGAAGCGGAACGCGGATTTTTCACCCATTCGATCTCCGGATTGCGCGACGAGTTAGCAGCCGACCCGGACGCGATCCGCGCCGAATTCAAACTGGATGCCGACGATGTCGAGCAAAACTGGAAACCATTCCAGGACGTGTCGCCGGCGTACGTCATCGAGCGAGCGCGCCGCTTGCTTGTGCCGCCGGCAGGCGTTACGCTCACGTATGAGAACGGCATCGTCTACGCCGACGGCGACGCGCCGCGACAGTGGTTCGTCGATTCGCGCAAGATCGCGCCGGCGTTGAACGGGGTCAAGTCCTTTCAGGTCGGATTCGATTCGTTGAAGAGGACGATCGAATCCGAAAAAATAAGGTTTGCGTGCGGCACGACGAACTTCCTTGACCGTGACGCACAGATCGTCGCCTCGCTGACTGCGGATTTTGAAGATCTTTCCCGCGTGTCCAAGGTGTCCGGGCGCGGATTTCGGGTCGAGATACAGGGCGTTGCCGATCCGAGCGGAACGGACGAGATCAACGCCGAGATCAGCCAGGCGCGGGCCGATAAGATCTTGGCGGAGCTGTTTTCGCGCTCTGAGATACTAAAGTCGGCCGGATCCGGTTTCAAGGCTGTTGGTGCCGGCGCGAGCGGTGATGCCGGCGAATGCGGCGTGCGGTTCAAGGTCTTTTTGGAAGAAAAATGA
- a CDS encoding matrixin family metalloprotease, whose protein sequence is MLARIIVAICFICLSSPVLAQTNGVEPCLSDFLKEEPKRPEGVKGAVFQRSKKWLPGQTLRVRFLDGPAVWKAKIVQYSQIWEQYANLDFVFVDSGPAEIRISFAFQPGAAWSFFGRDSERISMVKVGNEYRSAPGTDGPSMNYGTFNANTPEAEFKRKALHEFGHAIGLHHEHQNGNGDIIYDEEKVFEYYFRTSGWDPDRVRSQVLKRYGPGTDITNGDYDRLSIMHYPVDPALTKNNRGVAWNSELSEGDKAVVATLYPFNGNRPLPTNTGKVDPKPQPTGLLPEVLIKNLEIDFEATDKTEEIDGMGFILDFDVNNALKQELTIAIYFYEADGAALVDTNKQFFSANGKVAVFSKFTPQYQRAAFKQFKVFMPYDELELECGEHDLKYSIGVWKGATRVISTGYEYFSFYSPCEDEQ, encoded by the coding sequence ATGCTTGCAAGAATCATTGTCGCCATTTGTTTTATCTGTCTTTCGAGCCCGGTATTGGCACAGACCAACGGCGTCGAGCCGTGCCTGTCGGACTTTCTGAAAGAGGAGCCCAAGCGCCCCGAAGGCGTCAAGGGAGCCGTTTTTCAGCGCTCGAAGAAATGGCTTCCGGGTCAAACGCTTCGTGTCCGCTTTCTCGACGGACCCGCCGTCTGGAAGGCGAAGATCGTTCAGTATTCCCAGATCTGGGAACAGTACGCCAATCTCGATTTCGTGTTTGTCGATTCGGGCCCGGCCGAGATCCGCATCAGTTTTGCTTTCCAGCCCGGCGCCGCCTGGTCGTTTTTCGGTCGCGATTCCGAGAGGATATCGATGGTTAAGGTGGGGAACGAGTACCGGTCGGCACCTGGAACCGACGGACCTTCGATGAACTATGGAACCTTCAATGCCAACACCCCGGAAGCGGAATTCAAGCGCAAGGCGCTGCACGAATTCGGGCACGCGATCGGACTGCACCACGAACATCAGAACGGCAACGGCGACATCATTTATGACGAAGAAAAGGTCTTCGAATACTATTTTCGGACGAGCGGCTGGGATCCGGATCGGGTCCGATCGCAGGTTCTCAAACGTTATGGTCCCGGGACTGACATCACCAACGGCGATTATGACCGGCTGTCGATAATGCACTATCCGGTCGATCCTGCACTGACGAAGAACAATCGCGGCGTAGCGTGGAACTCGGAACTTTCAGAGGGCGACAAAGCCGTTGTCGCGACCCTCTACCCATTCAACGGCAACCGGCCGCTGCCGACGAACACCGGAAAAGTCGATCCGAAGCCGCAGCCGACGGGACTGCTGCCGGAAGTTCTGATCAAAAACCTGGAAATCGATTTCGAGGCTACCGACAAAACGGAGGAAATTGACGGAATGGGTTTCATCCTTGATTTTGACGTCAACAACGCTCTGAAACAGGAACTGACGATCGCCATCTATTTCTACGAAGCCGACGGCGCGGCGTTGGTCGACACGAACAAGCAGTTTTTCTCGGCAAACGGCAAGGTTGCGGTGTTTTCCAAGTTCACTCCGCAATATCAACGGGCGGCGTTCAAGCAGTTCAAGGTCTTTATGCCCTATGACGAACTTGAGCTTGAATGCGGCGAGCACGACCTGAAGTACTCGATCGGCGTCTGGAAAGGGGCGACGCGCGTCATTTCGACCGGTTACGAGTACTTCTCTTTCTACTCGCCTTGCGAGGACGAGCAATAG
- a CDS encoding beta-lactamase family protein encodes MKHPVSLLFIAMFFLAASAAIAQAPDISELSKLEGGRRVIEYFEAFNSGDEQRLKQFFEQNLTAESLSARPVAPRLDFHRQIRQDHRTLTVEQVVSIETKQDVEVSLMARGATGTWLSFKFRFERQSPQKLIGWQIQMSNAPSSVPKSNSRAPSAAEFPAALARYLDDLVADDRFSGVVLVAKGPGPIFRKAFGLADQETKRANDIETKFNLGSINKVFTQIAIGQLLEQKKISIDDKLGKFLPDYPNSEAREKVTIRHLLTMTSGIGDMFGSKFESTPKKKLRSIKDFIPLFADQALAFEPGTRNQYSNGGYVLLGAIIEKISGISYYEYVRKNIFEPVGMNNTDSFESDRKTPNMAEGYTTLGVADGAARKRRNNLDTRPARGSSAGGGYSTADDLLKFSLALQSGKLRLPNTSGDDPRAPGKFGGFGFAGGSPGVNGMIEIIAEGGYTVIVLSNYDPPSAENVVDQIKSWLEDLKKK; translated from the coding sequence ATGAAACATCCAGTTAGCTTGCTCTTTATCGCGATGTTCTTTTTGGCAGCGTCGGCCGCAATCGCCCAAGCGCCGGACATTTCAGAACTTTCGAAGCTCGAAGGCGGGCGCCGGGTGATCGAGTACTTCGAGGCTTTCAACTCGGGCGACGAACAAAGGCTCAAACAGTTTTTTGAACAAAACCTGACGGCTGAATCATTGTCAGCCCGTCCGGTGGCTCCTCGGCTCGATTTTCACCGGCAGATTCGCCAGGATCACCGCACTTTGACAGTTGAGCAAGTGGTTTCGATCGAAACCAAGCAGGACGTTGAAGTTTCCTTGATGGCGCGCGGCGCAACAGGCACCTGGCTTTCGTTCAAATTCCGGTTTGAGCGGCAGTCGCCGCAGAAGCTCATCGGTTGGCAGATCCAAATGTCGAACGCACCGTCATCTGTCCCGAAATCGAATTCACGGGCGCCGAGCGCCGCCGAATTCCCCGCCGCACTTGCAAGATACCTTGACGATCTCGTCGCAGACGATCGGTTTTCGGGCGTCGTGCTCGTTGCAAAAGGACCGGGTCCGATTTTTCGGAAGGCGTTTGGGCTGGCCGATCAGGAGACGAAACGGGCAAACGACATTGAAACCAAATTCAACCTCGGTTCTATCAATAAGGTCTTCACGCAAATCGCGATCGGCCAACTCCTTGAGCAAAAAAAGATTTCGATCGATGACAAACTCGGCAAATTTCTGCCGGATTATCCGAATAGCGAAGCCAGAGAAAAGGTTACGATCCGACACCTGCTCACAATGACGTCCGGCATCGGTGATATGTTCGGATCAAAATTCGAATCCACTCCGAAGAAGAAGCTCAGATCGATCAAAGACTTCATTCCGCTTTTTGCCGATCAGGCTCTCGCGTTCGAACCTGGTACGCGAAACCAGTATTCGAATGGCGGTTACGTGCTTCTTGGGGCGATCATCGAAAAGATTTCGGGCATTAGTTATTACGAATATGTCCGCAAAAACATCTTCGAACCGGTCGGGATGAACAATACGGATTCGTTTGAGTCGGACCGCAAAACACCGAATATGGCCGAAGGCTACACGACGCTCGGAGTCGCCGACGGCGCTGCGAGGAAACGCCGAAACAATCTCGACACACGGCCCGCTCGGGGCAGTTCGGCGGGCGGCGGATACTCGACGGCCGACGATCTGCTGAAGTTCTCTCTGGCGCTGCAAAGTGGAAAATTGCGGCTACCGAACACCTCCGGCGACGATCCACGCGCGCCCGGAAAGTTCGGCGGCTTTGGATTTGCCGGCGGTTCGCCCGGCGTCAACGGTATGATCGAAATAATCGCAGAAGGCGGCTACACGGTGATCGTACTGTCGAATTACGATCCGCCGAGCGCCGAAAATGTCGTCGATCAGATCAAAAGCTGGCTGGAAGATCTCAAGAAGAAATAG
- a CDS encoding GTP-binding protein: MIQKKICMLGATGVGKTSLVRRFVQSIYSEKYHSTIGVKIDKKSVTVGDDGVNLLLWDLQGEDAEFKIRPSFLRGASGYFIVVDLTRHETFVTAFSIQQMVEREVGPLPFIVLFNKNDLTEQFDILPTELEQMMNYGWKMFRTSAKSGERVEEAFQKLAERMLAADNG, encoded by the coding sequence ATGATCCAGAAAAAGATATGTATGCTCGGCGCGACGGGCGTCGGAAAAACGAGTCTTGTGCGGCGCTTCGTGCAGAGCATTTACTCGGAAAAATATCATTCGACGATCGGTGTCAAGATCGACAAGAAGTCGGTTACCGTGGGAGATGACGGCGTCAACCTGCTGCTTTGGGATCTGCAGGGCGAAGACGCCGAGTTCAAGATCCGACCGTCGTTCCTGCGCGGCGCGTCCGGCTATTTCATCGTCGTCGATCTGACGCGTCACGAAACCTTCGTCACCGCATTTTCGATCCAGCAGATGGTCGAACGCGAAGTCGGGCCGTTGCCGTTCATCGTGCTCTTCAACAAGAACGACCTCACCGAACAATTCGACATTCTTCCGACCGAACTCGAACAGATGATGAACTATGGTTGGAAAATGTTCCGGACCAGCGCCAAATCCGGCGAGCGTGTCGAAGAAGCCTTTCAAAAACTTGCCGAAAGAATGCTTGCCGCCGACAACGGCTAA